In uncultured Desulfovibrio sp., a single window of DNA contains:
- a CDS encoding heavy metal translocating P-type ATPase codes for MRFFIVHELRGITTPESGRMRVRASSCLGEGRIEALAGALESLEGITEVRANALIGSLLIFYDNEETRVTALTLLVGAADAGAQFDIQGQHYENALSPGQGLMPLVRYVFVRPFLPLALRVFNSVMGALPFLFKGLGALLRGTLSVDVLDAAAIGASLIMGDFRTVSMLTLLLGLGETLEDWTRRRSMASLTESLALNVENVWLLVDGTEVSVPLAQVREGDLVVVHAGGSIPVDGEVEEGCGLVNQSSMTGEPLGVRRTEGASVYAGTALEEGRLVIRARHVGDGTRLRQVVKFIEESESLKAGVQGKFERLADLAVPFTFGLAGLVWLITRDFRRASSVLLVDYSCALKLATPLAVLASMREGARHGIAIKGGRYLEALSEADTLVFDKTGTLTQASPKVVEVIPAPGFERDEVLRIMACLEEHFPHPVARAVVRKAEEEDLQHAEEHAHVEYVVAHGVASTLHGKKMRVGSRHYIEHDEGVDLSPLAEAIGQQTELGRSLLFMSEDGRAAGLVSIEDPLRPEAAQVVEAMRGLGMRRVLMLTGDDERTARAVAAQVGITEFRAQVLPTDKARIVQELAAEGCKVLMVGDGINDAPALSAAHVGVAMSDGTDLAREVANVLLTHPSLEGLVSARLLGNHTLRRIHGNFVATMTLNSLFLMGGLFMVLGPGVSALLHNLTTLGVALNAMRPHLPKSLPGEELHYERHPSA; via the coding sequence ATGCGTTTTTTTATTGTTCATGAATTGCGTGGCATCACAACGCCTGAATCCGGCAGAATGCGCGTGCGCGCATCAAGCTGCCTCGGCGAAGGTCGTATTGAGGCTCTGGCCGGCGCCCTGGAATCGCTCGAGGGCATCACCGAAGTGCGCGCCAATGCCCTGATCGGCAGCCTGCTGATTTTTTATGACAACGAAGAAACGCGCGTCACGGCTCTCACCCTGCTGGTGGGTGCGGCTGATGCAGGCGCTCAGTTTGATATTCAGGGGCAGCACTACGAAAACGCGCTTTCGCCCGGTCAGGGGCTTATGCCCTTGGTGCGCTACGTTTTTGTGCGCCCCTTTTTGCCGCTGGCCCTGCGCGTATTCAACAGCGTCATGGGCGCGCTGCCCTTTTTGTTCAAAGGTCTGGGCGCGCTTTTGCGCGGCACCCTGAGCGTTGACGTTCTGGACGCTGCCGCCATTGGCGCATCGCTCATCATGGGCGACTTCCGCACGGTCAGCATGCTTACCCTGCTGCTGGGACTGGGCGAGACCCTTGAAGACTGGACAAGACGCCGCTCCATGGCTTCGCTGACCGAAAGCCTTGCCCTGAACGTGGAAAACGTCTGGCTGCTGGTGGACGGCACTGAAGTTTCCGTTCCTCTGGCGCAGGTGCGCGAGGGCGACCTTGTGGTTGTGCATGCTGGCGGCTCCATCCCTGTTGACGGCGAGGTTGAGGAAGGCTGCGGCCTTGTGAACCAGTCGTCCATGACAGGCGAACCCCTTGGCGTGCGCCGCACAGAAGGGGCTTCTGTATACGCTGGCACAGCCCTTGAAGAAGGACGGCTTGTGATTCGCGCCCGCCATGTGGGCGATGGCACACGCCTGCGTCAGGTTGTAAAATTTATTGAAGAGTCTGAATCGCTCAAGGCGGGCGTGCAGGGCAAGTTTGAACGCCTGGCTGATCTGGCCGTACCCTTTACCTTTGGCCTTGCCGGGCTTGTGTGGCTGATCACCCGTGATTTCCGCCGTGCATCTTCAGTGCTGCTGGTGGACTACTCGTGCGCCCTCAAGCTTGCCACGCCACTGGCGGTGCTGGCCTCCATGCGCGAAGGCGCGCGCCACGGCATTGCCATCAAGGGCGGCCGCTATCTTGAGGCCCTGAGCGAAGCTGATACGCTGGTCTTTGACAAAACTGGCACCCTCACCCAGGCCAGCCCCAAGGTTGTGGAGGTCATCCCGGCCCCTGGCTTTGAACGGGACGAAGTGCTGCGCATCATGGCCTGCCTTGAAGAACATTTTCCCCACCCTGTGGCCCGCGCCGTTGTGCGCAAGGCAGAGGAAGAAGACCTGCAACACGCAGAGGAACACGCCCATGTGGAATACGTGGTGGCGCACGGCGTTGCCTCCACCCTGCACGGCAAAAAAATGCGGGTGGGCAGCCGCCACTACATTGAGCACGATGAAGGCGTTGATCTTTCGCCCCTTGCGGAAGCTATCGGCCAGCAGACCGAGCTTGGCCGTTCCCTGCTGTTCATGAGCGAGGATGGGCGGGCTGCTGGCCTGGTGTCCATTGAAGACCCCCTGCGGCCCGAAGCGGCACAAGTGGTTGAAGCCATGCGCGGCCTTGGCATGCGCCGGGTGCTCATGCTGACAGGCGATGACGAGCGCACGGCCAGAGCCGTGGCTGCACAGGTGGGCATTACGGAATTTCGCGCTCAGGTGCTACCCACTGACAAAGCCCGCATTGTGCAGGAACTGGCGGCAGAAGGCTGCAAGGTGCTCATGGTGGGCGACGGCATCAACGATGCCCCTGCCCTGTCAGCGGCGCATGTGGGCGTTGCCATGAGCGATGGCACGGATCTGGCCCGCGAAGTTGCCAACGTGCTGCTGACCCATCCCAGCCTTGAAGGGCTGGTCAGCGCCCGCCTGTTGGGTAATCATACCCTGCGCCGCATCCACGGAAACTTTGTGGCCACAATGACCCTCAACAGCCTGTTCCTGATGGGCGGCCTGTTCATGGTGCTTGGGCCGGGCGTTTCTGCCCTGCTGCATAACCTGACCACCCTTGGTGTTGCCCTTAACGCCATGCGCCCCCACCTGCCGAAAAGCCTGCCTGGCGAGGAGCTCCATTATGAACGCCATCCATCTGCTTAG
- a CDS encoding HMA2 domain-containing protein: MNAIHLLRYVRSFVDGRVRIRHPALRHESVLRLAREKMSAISGVHAVEGNSVSGSILITYDSTAIPREKLFAIGEAWARYLDAVNAGKDSTVPQF; encoded by the coding sequence ATGAACGCCATCCATCTGCTTAGGTATGTGCGCAGTTTTGTGGACGGCAGGGTGCGCATACGTCACCCCGCCCTGCGGCATGAAAGCGTTCTGCGGCTGGCCCGCGAGAAAATGAGCGCCATCAGCGGTGTGCATGCCGTGGAAGGCAACAGTGTCAGCGGCTCCATACTGATTACGTATGACAGCACGGCAATCCCCCGCGAAAAGCTTTTTGCCATTGGCGAAGCCTGGGCGCGGTATCTTGATGCCGTCAACGCAGGCAAAGACAGCACTGTTCCGCAATTCTGA
- a CDS encoding FeoA family protein, whose amino-acid sequence MSQIVNLRQMQVGQQGKIAAVEALGEMNRRIRDMGLIPGTTVSIVGRAPLKDPVALRLSGVTISLRNSEADFIKVDLSGVSS is encoded by the coding sequence ATGAGCCAGATTGTCAATCTGCGTCAGATGCAAGTAGGACAGCAGGGAAAGATTGCAGCCGTTGAAGCCCTCGGAGAAATGAACCGTCGCATCCGCGACATGGGTCTTATCCCCGGCACTACGGTTTCCATTGTAGGCCGCGCGCCCCTTAAGGACCCTGTAGCCTTGCGCCTTTCAGGCGTAACCATCTCCCTGCGCAACAGCGAGGCTGACTTTATCAAAGTTGACCTTTCCGGCGTGTCCAGCTAG
- a CDS encoding sensor domain-containing diguanylate cyclase codes for MYHHTLHILLFSSAPLLEASLRAAAPRPGFAHIITADHDPETDAQAQCAGADIVLLDAPRLEYLPAMRRAARSSALFIFAGEAQPGAEYLPLLDDVWLGPASSTLWDFHVARLLDAVRQHRDHDLATLHLNTVIDLTTDLVWFKDAKGAHVKVNEAFCRLVGKSREVVEGRGHYFIWDLEPEEYAQGEFVCLETDQIVMNSREVGVFDEVVKAPQGMRQFKTRKAPLFNVDGSVMGTVGIARDVTDIANMTAELDLVLQSIPYAVMLLDADRRIVNFNARFKKLFGITDTEYIIGEKREVFRKRAIERLGFIRNGKHVKMRSAVDGHERIIDMYEENILDIFNNVIGMICIYRDVTRQRQIEKRLKERANTDELTGLFNRHYFFRQIPVTLPLGAGLAYVDLDNFKYVNDRYGHYTGDKALVLTAQLLRKHLRGAVIARLGGDEFAAYFPEGCTEESLCTCASDLLTSMIEAYDAHEAYQGLSASIGVALVEDQGLSREDLVRRGDLAMYTAKRLGKRRYCFYTTSLE; via the coding sequence ATGTACCACCACACGCTGCACATTCTGCTGTTCAGTTCTGCCCCTTTGCTGGAGGCTTCGTTGCGCGCTGCCGCGCCGCGTCCCGGTTTTGCCCATATAATTACTGCCGATCATGATCCAGAGACTGACGCTCAGGCCCAATGCGCCGGGGCCGACATTGTGTTGCTGGACGCTCCCCGGCTTGAGTATCTGCCCGCCATGCGCCGCGCTGCCAGATCGAGCGCCCTTTTCATCTTTGCGGGCGAGGCCCAGCCTGGGGCAGAATATCTGCCGCTGCTTGATGATGTATGGCTTGGCCCCGCAAGCAGCACTTTGTGGGACTTTCACGTGGCGCGTCTGCTCGATGCCGTGCGCCAGCACCGGGATCATGACCTCGCAACCCTGCACCTGAACACCGTCATTGACCTGACCACAGACCTCGTGTGGTTCAAGGATGCCAAGGGCGCGCACGTAAAGGTGAACGAAGCCTTTTGCCGTCTTGTGGGCAAAAGCCGCGAGGTTGTTGAGGGGCGCGGGCATTATTTCATATGGGATCTGGAGCCGGAGGAATACGCGCAGGGTGAATTTGTCTGTCTTGAGACGGATCAGATCGTCATGAACTCACGCGAGGTGGGGGTTTTTGACGAGGTGGTCAAAGCCCCGCAGGGCATGCGCCAATTCAAGACGCGTAAGGCTCCCCTGTTCAATGTCGACGGCAGCGTTATGGGAACCGTGGGCATTGCCCGCGATGTGACCGACATTGCCAACATGACTGCGGAGCTTGACCTTGTTTTGCAAAGTATCCCATATGCGGTCATGCTTCTGGATGCGGACAGGCGTATTGTCAATTTTAACGCGCGGTTCAAAAAGCTTTTTGGCATCACCGATACGGAGTACATCATCGGCGAAAAGCGCGAGGTTTTTCGTAAGAGGGCCATTGAGCGCCTGGGCTTTATCCGCAACGGCAAGCACGTCAAAATGCGGTCAGCCGTGGATGGACACGAGCGCATTATTGATATGTACGAGGAGAATATCCTCGACATCTTCAACAATGTGATCGGCATGATCTGTATCTACCGGGATGTTACCCGGCAAAGGCAGATTGAAAAGCGGCTGAAAGAGCGGGCCAATACGGATGAACTGACGGGCCTTTTCAATCGTCATTATTTTTTCAGGCAGATACCTGTTACCTTGCCCTTGGGTGCGGGGCTTGCCTATGTGGATCTGGACAACTTCAAGTATGTCAACGACAGATACGGCCACTATACGGGCGACAAAGCCCTGGTGCTGACAGCCCAGTTGCTGCGCAAACACCTGCGGGGGGCGGTGATCGCCCGCTTGGGCGGGGATGAGTTTGCCGCCTACTTTCCCGAAGGGTGTACGGAAGAAAGCCTGTGCACCTGCGCCAGCGATCTGCTGACCTCCATGATTGAAGCGTATGACGCGCACGAGGCGTATCAGGGGCTTTCGGCCAGCATTGGCGTTGCGCTAGTTGAGGATCAGGGACTTTCGCGCGAAGATCTGGTGCGGCGGGGCGATCTGGCCATGTATACGGCAAAGCGCCTTGGCAAGAGACGTTACTGTTTTTATACAACCAGCCTTGAGTAG
- a CDS encoding aminotransferase class I/II-fold pyridoxal phosphate-dependent enzyme produces MRIPAFELEVFFGKYEFSTPYLLAQSDCEAMSIDALLGLEPDAASARQDFLNTSLGYGENNGRPDLRRAVAGLYAGMREENVVLFTGAQEGIFACMNTLLEPGDHVVCMFPAYQSLYEVARSTGCHVDFWHLRQTEQGWQGDMDELAALLRPDTKAIVLNTPNNPTGFTLNREQTDRLCELARQRGAWIFCDEVYRGLGWNAPSVGAEGAPGAQQAGDNAPWIADVYEKGISLGVLSKAYGLPGLRVGWLACRDSALMEGVARYKNYLSICGATPSEALALVALRHGEHLLAKNRGIISENLKTADAFFARHAHMFTYNRPQAGPIGFPRIRLSEPVADFCERLAHEAGVLLLPGSVYGIKEPYFRIGYGRKSFAAHLARFEEWLVKKGLA; encoded by the coding sequence ATGCGTATTCCAGCATTTGAGCTAGAAGTGTTTTTTGGCAAATACGAATTTTCCACACCATATCTTCTGGCGCAGTCAGACTGCGAGGCCATGAGTATTGATGCCCTGCTGGGATTGGAGCCGGATGCGGCCTCAGCCCGGCAGGATTTTTTGAACACCAGCCTTGGCTATGGCGAAAACAACGGCAGGCCCGATCTTCGCCGCGCGGTGGCAGGGCTGTACGCGGGTATGCGAGAAGAAAACGTGGTGCTGTTTACCGGCGCGCAGGAGGGCATTTTTGCCTGCATGAACACCCTGCTTGAGCCGGGCGACCATGTGGTGTGCATGTTCCCCGCCTATCAGTCCTTGTATGAGGTGGCCCGGAGCACGGGTTGCCATGTGGACTTCTGGCATCTACGGCAGACGGAGCAGGGCTGGCAGGGAGATATGGATGAACTGGCCGCACTGCTGCGGCCCGACACCAAGGCCATTGTGCTCAATACGCCGAACAATCCCACGGGCTTTACCCTGAACCGGGAACAGACCGACAGGTTGTGCGAGCTGGCCCGTCAGCGTGGAGCCTGGATTTTCTGCGATGAAGTTTACCGGGGATTGGGCTGGAACGCGCCAAGCGTCGGTGCAGAGGGCGCTCCCGGGGCGCAGCAGGCAGGCGACAACGCACCCTGGATCGCAGATGTGTACGAAAAGGGTATTTCACTCGGTGTGCTCAGCAAGGCCTATGGTCTGCCAGGTTTGCGCGTTGGCTGGCTGGCCTGCCGGGACAGCGCACTGATGGAAGGTGTTGCGCGCTACAAAAACTATCTGAGTATTTGCGGGGCAACGCCTTCAGAAGCGTTGGCCCTTGTGGCTCTGCGGCATGGGGAGCATCTGCTGGCAAAAAACCGGGGCATTATCAGCGAGAACCTCAAGACGGCAGACGCTTTTTTTGCCCGCCATGCCCACATGTTTACCTACAACCGCCCTCAGGCTGGCCCCATTGGCTTTCCTCGCATACGGCTCAGCGAGCCTGTGGCGGATTTTTGCGAAAGGCTGGCTCATGAAGCCGGGGTTTTGCTGCTGCCGGGTTCGGTATACGGCATCAAGGAACCGTATTTCCGCATAGGCTATGGCCGTAAAAGTTTTGCGGCCCACCTCGCCCGGTTTGAAGAATGGCTGGTGAAAAAGGGCCTTGCATAA